A genomic region of Phenylobacterium parvum contains the following coding sequences:
- a CDS encoding sigma-54-dependent transcriptional regulator produces MAADVLVVDDEADIRDLVAGILTDEGYAVRTANDSESALAEIRARKPSLLILDIWMQGGGMDGLELLDMVKGLDTDLPVIMISGHGNIETAVSAIKRGAYEFLEKPFKSDRLLLVVERALEAANLRRENRRLRARTVTPDGLIGRSQVVQQLRGLINKLATANSRVLISGPPGAGKETVARMIHAASPRGRNEFMVISAAGMTPERVDIELFGEEGEAGRPAKIGVFERAHGGTLYLDEVADMPRETQSRILRVLVDQRFRRVGGASDVQVDVRVVSSTCRDLRAEIAEGRFREDLFHRLNVVPLGVPGLAERREDIPELVDFFIQRISEGAGLPRRRLSDDALASLQVRDWPGNLSQLRNQIERLLILASGDPAEPITSEMIPPEPEAQERTGGGFGAERIISLPLREAREVFERDYLHAQMLRFSGNISRTAAFIGMERSALHRKLKSLGLSGGRAVTEGEEG; encoded by the coding sequence ATGGCCGCGGACGTGCTTGTGGTCGACGACGAAGCCGACATCCGGGACCTGGTCGCAGGGATCCTGACCGACGAGGGCTATGCGGTCCGCACCGCCAACGACTCGGAATCGGCCCTGGCCGAGATCCGGGCCCGCAAGCCGTCCCTCCTGATCCTGGACATCTGGATGCAGGGCGGGGGCATGGACGGGCTGGAGCTCCTGGACATGGTCAAGGGCCTGGACACCGACCTGCCGGTGATCATGATCTCGGGCCACGGAAACATCGAGACGGCGGTCAGCGCCATCAAGCGCGGCGCCTACGAGTTCCTCGAGAAGCCCTTCAAGTCGGACCGGCTGCTGCTGGTGGTGGAGCGGGCCCTGGAGGCCGCCAACCTGCGCCGGGAGAACCGTCGCCTGCGCGCCCGCACGGTGACGCCAGACGGCCTGATCGGACGCTCGCAGGTGGTCCAGCAGCTTCGCGGCCTGATCAACAAGCTGGCGACGGCGAACAGCCGGGTGCTGATCTCAGGCCCTCCGGGCGCGGGCAAGGAGACCGTCGCCCGGATGATCCATGCCGCCAGCCCGCGGGGCCGGAACGAGTTCATGGTCATCAGCGCCGCGGGAATGACCCCCGAGCGGGTCGACATCGAGCTGTTCGGCGAGGAGGGCGAGGCAGGCCGGCCCGCCAAGATCGGCGTCTTCGAGCGCGCCCACGGGGGGACCCTCTACCTCGACGAGGTGGCGGACATGCCCCGCGAGACCCAGAGCCGCATCCTGCGTGTCCTGGTCGACCAGAGGTTCCGCCGGGTCGGCGGCGCCTCGGACGTGCAGGTGGACGTGCGCGTGGTCTCCTCGACCTGCCGGGACCTGAGGGCGGAGATCGCCGAAGGGCGGTTCCGCGAGGACCTCTTCCACCGGCTGAACGTCGTGCCCCTGGGCGTGCCGGGCCTGGCCGAACGGCGCGAGGACATTCCCGAGCTGGTCGACTTCTTCATCCAGAGGATCTCGGAGGGCGCCGGACTGCCGCGCCGTCGGCTGTCGGACGACGCACTGGCCTCCCTGCAGGTGCGCGACTGGCCGGGTAACCTGAGCCAGCTCCGCAACCAGATCGAGCGCCTCCTGATCCTGGCCTCCGGGGATCCGGCCGAGCCCATCACCTCCGAGATGATCCCGCCCGAGCCCGAGGCGCAGGAGCGCACCGGCGGCGGCTTCGGGGCGGAGCGGATCATCTCCCTGCCGCTCCGGGAGGCCCGGGAAGTCTTCGAGCGCGATTACCTCCACGCCCAGATGCTGAGGTTCTCGGGCAATATCTCGCGGACCGCGGCCTTCATCGGCATGGAGCGCTCGGCCCTGCACCGGAAGCTGAAGTCCCTGGGCCTGTCCGGCGGCCGGGCTGTCACTGAGGGGGAGGAGGGCTGA
- a CDS encoding sensor histidine kinase, translating to MSPFLEAAGRRLGPIRVLAGSSMTTGGVYLAAALLTGLGIFLAASPPQSGPLAPASLNILWVLGASLVLILWLLAAAGRTVLGLLRDRTADPAARLRLRFVTLFAAAATAPALVVALFYGVLVNRGVEDWFSTRVQTVVENSATVFRSYLEEQKRYVREHVTLIATDLNGAAGALGDSPVTFGLFLAQQAADNDFPAAYLIDREGRVLARAESASAPAFLTPPEQAFRAADEGDIFVSANLTRTVFRLKSYPDAYLYLVRPVGEGVVANLSEAEQALVSYRDAAQSRDRIQRAFALAYVETALLVLIGAVWLGMGAAHSISAPVGRLVQAAERVARGDLTARVDAESDPEEIAVLSRAFNDMTRDLSQQQEALTRASDEARRRRQFIEAVLSEVSAGVVATGADGRISAVNRQAARLLDLPEDPVFASPTTLESAAPEMGEILAAARTVGHAEGEVDISRGRETVRLRVRASRIGEGLVLTFDDITRLVSAQRNAAWRDVARRIAHEIKNPLTPIQLSAERIRRKFRRNVEAADLDTFDRCTETIVRQVGDIGRMVDEFSAFARMPAPQPSDQDAAELLREAVFGRRVADPDIEWVIGEPLPDVILRADGRMLAQALANVLKNAAEAVRARLSAQPDPPGRILADLRLDDQGLAFVIEDNGLGLPAKDRDRLTEPYVTTREKGTGLGLAIVKRVMEDHGGDLVLADAEAGPGARVLLRLPLSVAQATRTIPKVESA from the coding sequence TTGAGTCCGTTCCTGGAGGCCGCCGGTCGCCGGCTGGGCCCGATCCGCGTCCTGGCGGGGTCCAGCATGACGACGGGCGGGGTCTATCTGGCCGCAGCCCTCCTGACCGGGCTTGGCATCTTCCTGGCCGCCTCTCCGCCGCAGTCCGGGCCCCTGGCGCCCGCCAGCCTCAACATCCTCTGGGTCCTGGGCGCCAGCCTGGTACTGATCCTCTGGCTGCTCGCCGCGGCCGGGCGCACCGTGCTGGGCCTCCTCAGGGACCGGACAGCCGATCCCGCAGCCCGGCTGCGCCTGCGTTTCGTGACCCTGTTCGCCGCGGCGGCGACCGCCCCGGCCCTGGTGGTGGCCCTGTTCTACGGGGTGCTGGTCAACCGTGGCGTGGAGGACTGGTTCTCCACACGGGTCCAGACCGTGGTCGAGAACTCCGCGACGGTGTTCCGGAGCTATCTTGAGGAACAGAAGCGCTATGTGCGTGAACACGTCACCCTGATCGCCACCGACCTGAACGGCGCAGCCGGCGCCCTGGGCGACTCCCCGGTGACCTTCGGCCTGTTCCTGGCCCAACAGGCGGCGGACAACGACTTTCCCGCCGCCTACCTGATCGACCGGGAAGGGCGCGTCTTGGCCCGGGCGGAGAGCGCCTCGGCGCCGGCCTTCCTGACCCCTCCGGAGCAGGCCTTCCGGGCGGCGGACGAGGGCGACATCTTCGTCTCGGCCAACCTGACCCGGACCGTCTTCCGGCTGAAGTCCTACCCGGACGCCTACCTCTACCTGGTGCGGCCGGTGGGCGAGGGCGTCGTGGCCAACCTGTCCGAGGCCGAGCAGGCCCTGGTCTCCTACCGCGACGCCGCCCAGAGCCGGGACCGGATCCAGAGGGCCTTCGCCCTGGCCTATGTGGAGACCGCCCTCCTGGTGCTGATCGGCGCGGTCTGGCTGGGCATGGGCGCGGCCCATTCCATCTCGGCGCCGGTCGGGCGCCTGGTGCAGGCCGCCGAGCGCGTGGCGCGGGGCGACCTGACCGCCCGGGTGGACGCCGAGTCCGACCCCGAGGAGATCGCCGTCCTGTCCCGGGCCTTCAACGACATGACGCGGGACCTGTCGCAGCAGCAGGAAGCGTTGACCCGAGCCAGCGACGAGGCCCGGCGGCGGCGGCAGTTCATCGAGGCCGTGCTCTCGGAGGTGTCCGCCGGCGTGGTCGCCACGGGTGCGGACGGCCGGATCTCTGCTGTGAACCGGCAGGCCGCAAGACTGTTGGACCTGCCTGAGGACCCGGTCTTCGCTTCGCCCACCACCCTGGAATCCGCCGCCCCGGAGATGGGCGAGATCCTGGCCGCCGCCCGGACGGTGGGCCATGCCGAGGGCGAGGTGGACATCAGCCGTGGCCGCGAGACCGTGCGTCTTCGGGTCCGGGCCAGCCGGATCGGCGAGGGCCTGGTGCTGACCTTCGACGACATCACGCGCCTGGTCTCCGCCCAGAGGAATGCGGCCTGGCGGGACGTGGCCCGGCGCATCGCCCACGAGATCAAGAATCCCCTGACCCCCATCCAGCTGTCGGCCGAGCGCATCCGCCGCAAGTTCCGGCGCAATGTCGAGGCGGCGGACCTGGACACCTTCGACCGCTGCACCGAGACCATCGTGCGACAGGTCGGGGATATCGGCCGGATGGTCGACGAATTCTCGGCCTTCGCCCGCATGCCGGCGCCCCAGCCCTCGGACCAGGACGCGGCCGAGCTGCTTCGCGAGGCGGTCTTCGGGCGCCGGGTCGCCGATCCGGACATTGAATGGGTGATCGGCGAGCCCCTGCCTGACGTCATCCTGCGGGCGGACGGCCGGATGCTGGCCCAGGCCCTGGCCAACGTGCTCAAGAACGCCGCCGAGGCGGTCCGCGCGCGGCTGTCCGCCCAGCCTGACCCGCCCGGCCGGATCCTGGCGGACCTGCGCCTGGACGATCAGGGCCTGGCCTTTGTCATCGAGGACAACGGACTGGGCCTACCGGCGAAGGACCGCGACCGGCTGACCGAACCCTATGTGACAACGCGCGAGAAAGGGACGGGCCTCGGCCTGGCCATCGTCAAGCGCGTGATGGAGGACCATGGCGGCGACCTGGTCCTTGCCGACGCCGAGGCCGGGCCGGGGGCCCGCGTCCTTCTCAGGCTGCCCCTGTCCGTCGCGCAGGCGACCCGGACGATCCCGAAAGTGGAGAGCGCATGA
- a CDS encoding sigma 54-interacting transcriptional regulator, with the protein MNAATKKIIIADDDSSIRLVLSQTFTRLGYQVRATGNAATLLKWVSEGEGDLVITDVIMPDENVFDVLPRIRKERPRLPVIVMSAQNTLLTAVNAADAGAFEYVSKPFDLEDITAVARRALSRPADVEASRAQARAARDERLPLIGRSAPMQEVYRTIARLVGADLTVLILGESGTGKELVARALHDMGRRRDGRFVVINLAAVPRERVETELFGRNDGDIGKLVEADGGTLFLDEIGDMPLDAQTRLLRVIDGSETAINPRTGRRPNVRIIAATNRDLRGLIQQGLFREDLYFRLNVAPLRIPPLRDRAEDIPDLARSFLLRANREGLPAKTIDGGALDRLKAHSWPGNVRELENLIRRICALYGEELITARIIELELADQQAPLRGQEGPVTLSGLVDRYLAGHFATFPEGLPPPGLYDRILEEVERPLIALTLAGTRGNQVRAAEILGLNRNTLRKKIQDLGVEMTRARR; encoded by the coding sequence ATGAACGCCGCGACCAAGAAGATCATCATCGCCGACGATGACAGCTCCATCCGGCTGGTGCTGAGCCAGACCTTTACCCGGCTGGGATATCAGGTGCGGGCCACCGGGAATGCGGCGACCCTGCTGAAATGGGTCTCGGAGGGGGAGGGCGACCTCGTCATCACCGACGTGATCATGCCCGACGAGAACGTCTTTGATGTCCTGCCGCGGATCCGCAAGGAGCGCCCGCGCCTGCCGGTCATCGTGATGAGCGCCCAGAACACCCTGCTGACGGCGGTGAACGCCGCCGACGCCGGGGCCTTTGAGTACGTCTCCAAGCCCTTCGACCTGGAGGACATCACGGCGGTGGCCCGGCGGGCCCTGTCGCGGCCGGCGGACGTGGAGGCCTCACGGGCCCAGGCGCGGGCGGCGCGGGACGAGCGCCTGCCGCTCATCGGCCGCTCGGCGCCCATGCAGGAGGTCTACCGGACCATCGCCCGGCTGGTCGGCGCGGACCTGACGGTGCTGATCCTTGGCGAGAGCGGCACCGGCAAGGAGCTTGTCGCCCGCGCCCTGCACGACATGGGCCGCCGGCGGGACGGCCGCTTCGTGGTGATCAACCTGGCCGCCGTACCCCGCGAGCGGGTCGAGACCGAGCTGTTCGGGCGCAATGACGGCGACATCGGCAAGCTGGTGGAGGCCGACGGCGGGACCCTGTTCCTCGACGAGATCGGCGACATGCCCCTCGACGCCCAGACCCGACTGCTGCGCGTGATCGACGGCTCGGAGACGGCGATCAACCCGCGGACCGGGCGTCGCCCCAACGTGCGGATCATCGCGGCCACCAACCGCGACCTGAGGGGCCTGATCCAGCAGGGCCTGTTCCGCGAGGACCTGTATTTCCGGCTGAACGTGGCGCCCCTGCGCATCCCGCCCCTGCGCGACCGGGCCGAGGACATCCCCGACCTGGCGAGGAGCTTCCTGCTTCGCGCAAACCGCGAGGGCCTGCCGGCCAAGACGATCGACGGCGGGGCCCTGGACCGGCTGAAGGCGCACAGCTGGCCGGGGAATGTCCGCGAGCTGGAGAACCTGATCCGGCGGATCTGCGCCCTCTACGGCGAAGAGCTGATCACCGCCCGGATCATCGAGCTGGAGCTGGCCGACCAGCAGGCGCCCCTGAGGGGGCAGGAGGGGCCGGTGACCCTGTCCGGCCTTGTCGACAGGTACCTCGCCGGGCATTTCGCGACCTTCCCCGAGGGCCTGCCGCCGCCGGGTCTCTATGACCGGATCCTGGAGGAGGTGGAGCGACCGCTGATCGCCCTGACCCTGGCGGGCACCCGGGGCAACCAGGTGCGCGCCGCCGAGATCCTCGGGCTCAACCGGAACACCCTGCGCAAGAAGATCCAGGACCTGGGCGTGGAGATGACCCGCGCGCGTCGCTAG